The genomic stretch ACTGGAGACTCACTAAGTATGACTGAAGTCTCAATGCAGctcaaacaaaaacaaaacgTGTATTTTATCAAGGCTGTCCATATACGTAGCATGTAGTATATAGAGGCTCTCAGTATCACAGTCTATGAAGTACTGAAAGATTTGATTAGCAGCCTGTAGAAGTGTGCTGAGAAAATACACTGAATCTCAGTTATTTCCTCTTTCCACATAGGTCTCACCCATGTTTGAGTGAAAAGATCTAGGAGTCCAGCTTTGCTCTCCAATGTCAATTTACTATGTCAAATCTTTACATCTTGTGATTCCACCATCTTGGCAAGTGTCTTCTTGATCCTCAAGGCAGTGAGCCTTGAGGCAGGATTATGAGCCCAGCATTCGGACATTAATTTCAATATTGCTCTTAaacactgtaaaacaaaaaacaagggAACAGTATTGTAAGAATTGACAGACCTGAGGTGTATAATTTTTAGTTTGCTGTCAAGCCCAAATTATAGAACTCTGAAGTCCAAATGTGCAACTtctacattttctgcaaaattgctGATAGAGAACTATTATGAACAgatcaactgaaaaaaaccacaaatgacCATGACGTCCCAgtcctcctttttcctccccttcacTGCCTGCTATTACAGTACCTGGAACTAACTGAAGTGCTTCTTTAGTTTCATAAAGATGCATTACCAGAACTTATCATTATGACTCAAGAACAGTGGTACAAAAATGGTAGCAAGAAGTAGAAAAATTTCCATATACATGGCAGAAAAACTGTAGAGacctttttcactgaaaaagaagaTGTGACAGAAGTTCTTTCAGCAGTCAAAAACTAATATGGAAAAACCGGGAATTCCTAAAAGAAATCAAGTTACGTCTTATTTACTATGTTCAAGATGTGGccctttaaaaacacatttcaatttaatattttagttgcATCATGGCTTGTCCTGGAATGTaccagtaaaaaagaaaaaagaaaaagaggaaatctacaaatacaaagaaattactTCACATTCCATGAAATACTTTATCGACGAACCAATATGCTATATACATTAAGACTaataaaaccaattaaaaaCTCATTTAAGTGTCAGCTCCAAtcaaaactctgaaaaaatattccacTATCTAAAAAGAAGATCTCATACACTTGGATGCTGCTTAAGGGTATCTTTCCCCTTAGATCACTGAAAAGATACATACAAAATACGGTATTTTAAGTTGATTTCAAACACATCTTTCTTCTACTGTTGCTGTGAGGTTTTCAAGACATCAGAATGTCTGGATATAGTCTCTATTTTACAATGTTTCAGTATTTATTAAACTAAAATACCCTTCCATATTAATGAACCGAactgatttttcctttcagcataCTCACTTCATCACTATTCCATCTATTCGACACTACTGGGCGTAGGCGTTTGACACACACCACTTCTCTCATGTCCTCATAGGATGGATCATTTGGCACCATGTCATAATATGGCAACTGATACTCTTCAACAATACCTGGAGATAATGGTGAGAGATCAagaaccattaaaaaaatataaaataaacctATATATCTACTCTGAGATTTCCTTAGCCAGGAGTAAAAGTTAACTTAATTTTGTGCCAAGGCAAACCCACCACAATGTTATACTGtgataaaaatctgaaaaattcaCTGTAACAATGAGACATTTACCAGAAAAGCTCCAATACTATGAATATTAAATTTAATAGCTACAATAATTCCTTGCAGTCTCTTTGACTTTGATACCCAATGTAGAATTTGACATCATCTAATCCACCACATGCTAcgaagaaacagggaaaaagcaTAAGATGGAAGAAGAAGAGAATACAAGTAAAGATCTATAAGATCACAAAAGgagagtgaaagaaaaggaaggacgAGTCATGAAAACATGTGTAAGGAGAAAACTGAATGACACCAGAAATGCTAGAAAGTATAACAAAGGAATAATAACTTatcaattacattttaaaagttttattaacAGCACGGGTATGAAATACATTCGCATCCCACTATTTCTCCCAGAGCAGGCATTCTGctttttgagaaaggaaaaaaaagtctgggaTGCTTAATTGTAACAATCAAAAAGTTTTAGTTCAGTGATTTTCAAGCTGTGTTCTGGACAGACAACAgtctttttaaataacacaaGCAAATAACAGTGCTTTTAAATAACACAAGCTGTTGATATAGCAGGCTTGTTATATTATTTTTTGGAGAAGTATTGTTAAAGTGAGACAAGAGCCTGGTAGATTTTATACAGAATATATAAAAGTTTACCTCCTGTGACGCAGCGCCGAGCCATTTCCCAAATGATCAGCCCAAAACTATAGATGTCAGCCATGATGTATGGTTGGAAATGGTTTTTATTCAGGCTTTCATCTAGGACCTCTGGAGCCATGTAACGTTTTGTTCCTACTCTAGTATTCAAGGGAACATCAACTTCGTTTGTGTCACTATATGAAAATATTAGGAAGTTAGTGAGTTGTGGACTATTACAAGACATGGTACGAAATCCTGCATGATGCAATCGCTACACTGCAAAGCTCCCATTTACgaattaaattctttctttgtttccctCTCAATATTACACTTACAATACATTGCACTTCCCTGAAAAAGATGATCTAGAAAAATGATAGTGAGTATGGAAGTTGACAGTTTACTGCTTCTTTTGCAAGACACTGAaaacatatatgaaaaaaatgaattaaaaaccACTATAAAGATGAGTATATTTGGTAATGtctcagaaaattatttgcaaaggCTTATGCTTTATTTCAAGCTCTATTGTAGCAAACTACAATTCTCTGTCTccattgaaattaaaaaagtattCAATAATACTGTTATAGTATTACTTTTTCAATTAAGTTTCAACTCCCTTTACGCTGTTCACATTTTCTATgagataatttaaaatgaaactgcatGTTAGCAATTACTATGAAAGTCCAGTTTTGAATAACAAATGAGTTagtctcctcttcctttcctctacaaaactttttattttccacaagaTCAACCTATTTTCATCTCGATGCTTACCAGCATCCAGAGGAAGAACAGAATTTTActctcaaaactgaaaaaaactgaaagcatGCAACCCAATGATTCCACCTTCCTTTTAAATTGGATGTCTGgcgcattaaaaaaaaaaaatcatacaaaagTTTTGCCAATACAGAGGGTTTGTTCATCTACCTGTTAAACTTGACTGCAAGACCCAAGTCCGCAATGCAGCAGgttccatttttctttatcaaGATGTTTTTACTCTTCAGGTCCCTGTGTGCAATAGCAGGCTTGCCTTGTGTCCCATAAATTTCTGTGTGCAGATGGCACAGGCCACAGGCAGCAGAATACGCCAGTTTGAGGAGAGCCCTGTTGTCTAGCGTAGTGCATTTCAGAAAATCATACAATGATCCATTTTCATGATAATCTGTGATCAAGTAAAGCTGTGTCCAGGAGCCAGTGCCTTTAATATCTGCAGCTATGAAACCTGCAAAATATATAAGCAAAGTTACAATTTATTTGTACATAAATTTTTATGCAAGAGATTTAGTAAGAATTCCTAAAGCTATATTGTCTTGGACTGTATCAAAAGATACCTGTTCCCCTTATGAAAACTATTACCATAAAAGCTCAGATTTCAACTATACATGAGGTCACCATTCCAGTCTTCCAGCAAAGAGATTGCAGACACATTTCCAACCAAGAGCAGCAAGATTACACccttttaataacattttattagCATACATCAAGCGACACCCATCTGGTTATTCCATAGAAGCAGCCATATACCCCTCAAGCCACCCACTAAGAACTCCTCATCCTTCACGCTCACACAAGTCCTCCATCAGCCCAGCAATATACCACTTCCTTACCAAGAATGTTTTCATGACGCATTAAAACAGTTTGGTAAATCTCTGTTTCTCGGAACCAACTGGCTTCTTCTGTGGTGAAAAACACTTTCACTGCAACTTTTTCACCCCTCCATTTGCCCATCCACACTTCACCATATCGTCCTTTCCCAACTTGCCTCACCATCTGAATTTGTTTGGCAATAGTGCGCTgaacctaaggaaaaaaaaaaaaaaaaaaaaaaggaagggaaggtggAGGAGGGAAACCCAGCGATTATCCAAAAGCACCTGAACAAGCTGCTTCTCAAGTTTGGATTCCCTTGAATTTTGATTCTATTATAAAATTTGTTctatattattttccattattccTATTTCAAACTCATTATTGCTGCCTCCAAGGAAGAATTGTATAACAAATCCAGAAAGATTAAATCAGCTCAACTTCTTATTTAATTCCAATGCATTCTTTTGCATTctatttgtttctattttagaAATAGAGTCATCTGTCTCACCAGTGAATTTTTATGCAAGTATTACATAGGATGGTGAATCAAAAATTATGAACAACTATCAGGCAATAAAAAGTCAATCTATTTTATCAGATGGTGgacactaagaaaaaaatatctttgagtTTGCTCAATTCAATACTTGCATTATCCATTAGTCACATTTTTATCTTAGTGTCTgtaggctgattttttttttaagttttgctgATGCCAGATTTCCTAACATATAATCTAATTTTGCACTTCATTGTAGTTAATTATGTGAAGATGGGCTTTCATACATATTTAATTTGTATCTTTAGTACTGTATCTTTCACAGTAAttgcatataaaataattaacataGTATACAGATAAACTGCTTTGTTCTAGGCATTAGGTACAAACCAAACTTTGTATTTGATGGAAAGAagatcagtgaagaaaaagatcTTAGTTTATGATTTACCAACAACGGCAGTCCTGATCCACTCCCAGAACTCTGTGACTGGTCAATAAGGTCTTTTAATGACTCCCCAGCTGGAATAAATGCTTCATCTTGTTCCAGGTCACGATTATAACAGTGCCTCTTTGCCATTGACTTACAGTAATGCCTGCAAAAGTAACAGGAGAAATTAAGCTGAACTCCAAAACACTCTTCAAAATATGTAGTAAGCTGAGCTAGGGAAAAGCTATTTAAACATAcaagttttcttaaaagaaaaaaaaatcagatttttctgtaccattttttcagaaatgaaacttACATTGTTTTTTAACGTTAAGAAGTTGTAATGCATGTACAGGCATGTCagtggaaaagcagcatttttaatacTCAGCTCACAGCCAATGTTACACcactggttttggtttaaatTAACAGACTGATCCTTGAACCATAGCAGGTGAGGCTGACACATGCACATTTCTGCTGAAACTGCTAGAACAATGACCATCTccagcacagggctggagctgaCAGCAGCAGGCTCAGCTCGTCAATTATTTAGTTttgaaacacagcagaaaaaggaaaacttgtaAAACACACCCTTGTCACTTTAGGTTTGCAAAAGCACTTTACAAAGGTAAATCTCAGAAGTAGACGGAGTTTAACTATCAAAAGTGACTGAAGTTCCAGAAACATAAAAAGCATTAAGATATTCCTGTTCACTGGATGCTATAGCATCAACGTTACATGTAGCTTAGAAAACAGTAAATACTTTGTAGTCAGAGGAAGGGATCAAATTCACTTAAATTCTATGCTGTgaacatttcattttacctAGCAACGCATACTGCTATccacagaaatgtgaaattaaatgaCAACGGTTTCACTTCCAATCTATTTTTGTCAGAAATACAATGATTAACTGAGTACACTTCCCAAATAACCATTCTGTTTACACTTATTTAGGAAATAAAGAAAGCATTCTCCTTACTTGTAACAAAAGCAGCTAAATAAGATGATCATGACAATTATGCAGACTGCCATAGAAATCAACACTGCCATCCAACGAATGCTGCCATCAAAGAGTCCATCTAtttaagaccaaaaaaaaaaggaaagtctaTTAAGCATTTGTTGTAAACAGTTTATTTAGGTATGATATTTTCATATACTGTGCATGTGAATGTGTGCAAACTGCAACAGAGGAGGTTTTgcctgaacatcaggaaatgcTTCTTTACTGAGGGTGatcaagcactggcacaggttgcccgaggaggttgtggagtctctctccttggagatactcaaaagccatctgggcATGATCCTGTGTACCTGGCTCTGGGTGgtcctgcttcagcaggggggttggaccaggtgacctccagagcTCCTGTCCAACCCTCAACCAGTCTGTGATACTGTGACAGTGTGCGGAGCCACTTGCAAAACATAAGAAAGGAGCAAGACAGTTGATGCACATCATACATCTGTTCATATGAAATTACACAAAATTTATAGTGTTTTAGTATCAAAGCAAGTATTTAcaccagaaaagcagagaaaacttCATTTGgatgacaacaaaaaaaaggatttaactGGAGATTTTAGAGTTGGtttagaaatagaaatgaagGATTTATAGCAGTAAGATTCTGAGCAACAGTTAAACCAGTATGACTTGTCTAGCAATGACTGTGTAAGTGTATGAAAACAAACTATTTTCACGTGGAAcaacagaaagaagagaatgAATTTACAGTAGATAACAGTTAACAATGTCAggatactttttttaaagatatattcATCATGGCAAAAGCACATGAGAAAGATTaagaaaaccattttaaaaagaaaagagaacaggctgtggaaacagaataaaaccaaatcaaaagATCACATGCAGATGAAGATATGagtaagagaataaaaatactgtgagTGACTGATAGAGGAAAAGATTAACTTGGAAgtagcagaaaaggaaaactggaaataGAGTATGAAGTGTAGCACAGAGGTTCATATCAAAACTACTtagtaaggaaaaaaccagaTCTGTGCAACACTGCAATTacattttctccttatttttatctgttgATCAGGAAGAACAGAAACCACATAGCATATATTAGTAGCAGTATGAACATCTGGGAGCTGTTTACCTGTACTATCAAGTGGTGGTAATGTTGGTTGTAAATCCTGATTGCAGAAATCAGTCCGACAGCACTCAATTGTTCGACGTAACTGTGCTTTAGGTGAGTCCTATTGAAGGAGAATTGAATAAACATTCAGATTTTGAAGTGCTCAGCTAGGATGGGGACAGGTGATGCTACTGATGCAACACAGCACAGACAAAAGTTtaagctattttatttaaagaaatagttCAACCTCACCATTTAACGTATGAGACAACCTCATAGTGGTAGACAAACATCGTCTCATCTCTTTGGGTGCATATGTTCTATGttcacaattttttatttttcatggaaCTTTTTTACTTGGTGCACAGAAATAGATGGTTCCTACTGGAGTTGCTATTTCATACCTTGGAAAATTTTTAAGCTTGgtcaaaagcaattaattgtgtgttaaataaatactgctcttaagaaaaaaaaaccaacaaaccaccaaTGCAAGCCCTTTAGAAGTTTTTCTCTTGCGCTCATCATAGCAGCACTGTTTGCTTCAAAAACATCTTCACAGCACCATACAAAAGATGGAGGGGCATGAAAATGAATCTGAAGGTAAGACACTAATATAAACACAAGAACAATTTCAGGAGGTGATCTGCAGGTCTGATTTGCAGTAACCCTGAACATTCAGAGCTGTAACTGAAGTCAACAGTGCTTCCAAAAAGCAGTGCTACTGACAGCTACATTATATAGAAACTCAAGTCCTAGAGATTTAAAATTGAGTATCCAAAACAGTGATAGCATGGGGGGGAAAGCAACCCAGCTGTTGATTACCTCTGAAAGCCTTGTTTAATGTAAGCAATgtgacaaaaggaaaagcaaaatctaGTCTTTCAAGGCAATATTCATTTGCCCAGCTAGCACTATATCCCTGTCTTCTAAACCAGTCCTTGCTTTATTAATGGCCTTTTCAGTTCCAACTTTTGCAACAGATAAAGAAGTTCTAAAGGCAGCAATCTGCTTAATTATACACCtctaaattaaaagcaagttaTATTCATGCAATTAATGATACATAACTCTtctacaaagggaaaaaaaaagttgcatgtCAGACAGGAAAACATACACATTTGATAAATTGTGTGTACATGTTCACCAAACTTTAAGGGAGCATAACTCCTTATGATTATGCTCTTCTGTCAaatgaactgaagaaaacaagaattttcattaaaacaatcAACAAATACTTGCAGAGAATTCCAATCTTTGCTCAGACACCATTAAGTGTCCTTTCTGTCACTACTCACCCATGATTGTTCAGTTCCATTCTCCTCAGTGATAAATGGCAACATGCAAAACTCTATGATTGCAGTTGTAAACTATAGATACTTGACTGTTTATGCTGTTTCCCTACATAATCTCCATGGAGATCTTAAATTTTAATAACTCGTTTTTTTACCTTGCACTGGAAGTCTGAACCTTCATACTTCATGCAGCCAGAAGCAAGCGTGGGTTCTCCATGTTCATCTTCCTCAATGATAGCAAAGCAATGCCCATTAGTTCTGGAATAAACATTTCAATTGTGCTTTACCAACATGTTTGTTGTTTAATATGCAGCTTTAGCTGACCACAAACCCATTAAGAATATTAGAAAATGGCCGTATCtagaaaaattcttctttaataCAGTGGTTACCACACAGTTTGAGAACAAAAGACCCTAACAGTATTTTCAATTAGAACACTGCAGGGAAGTTTTCTCCTGAATATTCTGTCCTTCATTTCCTCACCCCCACTTCAAGATTGCTCTATccaaccacacacacacagttctTCAGAAACAACCGAAGAGGTGGAAGAGCAGAGATCTGACTAAACATTCACTTTTATAAACAGGTAGATACTGACTACAACTttataggttaaaaaaaaaaaaaaaaaaaatcacttgtgCCTGTTCATGAAACTGCAATGATAAACTCTCAGAGAGAAGCCACAGCATGTGAAAGGTGGCCACTTCAAGGCCAAAAGCTCAGCTACGCTTCTTCCCACATAAGCTCTCTCAAATATTCAGCCTTTAGGGCAAACTAAACAAATCCCCAAACTTGCTTTCTGAAGTTAACAGTAACAATTAGATaacattctttcaaaaaaatggcACTTCAATTCCCCATTCTCTCTTTATACAAATGCTTTGATTTCTATACTATATGAAAACGTCAACAGTATTTTAAGGAATCCCAAACCAATTCGCAATGGTAGTTCTGTGCTACAGAtactaaggaaaataaatccagaaatATCTTCGTTGGccaaaaaatttttatttaaatgaatgtaaagaaatgcagatttggGAAGTATAATGCCATAAAATACCCTGCACATGAACACTGCATAAGTGTTATTAACTCTCTAACAGCTTTATTATCAGAATAATGATCTATACAGCCATTagttcagaagcaaaaaattaGTGAGGCCTATACCGATTGCATACACTAGAGggcaataaaaagcaaaaaataaatactgaagaaattGAAAGCCGAAATACTGCACTGTAACCGAACATTTTCTAGGTACAAAACTGTTTGTAAAATACTACCtgtgtttacattttaaaagatagtaGTGTTTATTCCACCTCCTTGGGTTCCACAAAAACT from Grus americana isolate bGruAme1 chromosome 7, bGruAme1.mat, whole genome shotgun sequence encodes the following:
- the BMPR1A gene encoding bone morphogenetic protein receptor type-1A: MTRSRVYERLLGAYLLITLHVQGQNLNSMPHGTGMKTNPDQKKQANGVTLAPEDTLPFLKCYCSGHCPDDAINNTCITNGHCFAIIEEDEHGEPTLASGCMKYEGSDFQCKDSPKAQLRRTIECCRTDFCNQDLQPTLPPLDSTDGLFDGSIRWMAVLISMAVCIIVMIILFSCFCYKHYCKSMAKRHCYNRDLEQDEAFIPAGESLKDLIDQSQSSGSGSGLPLLVQRTIAKQIQMVRQVGKGRYGEVWMGKWRGEKVAVKVFFTTEEASWFRETEIYQTVLMRHENILGFIAADIKGTGSWTQLYLITDYHENGSLYDFLKCTTLDNRALLKLAYSAACGLCHLHTEIYGTQGKPAIAHRDLKSKNILIKKNGTCCIADLGLAVKFNSDTNEVDVPLNTRVGTKRYMAPEVLDESLNKNHFQPYIMADIYSFGLIIWEMARRCVTGGIVEEYQLPYYDMVPNDPSYEDMREVVCVKRLRPVVSNRWNSDECLRAILKLMSECWAHNPASRLTALRIKKTLAKMVESQDVKI